One window of Triticum dicoccoides isolate Atlit2015 ecotype Zavitan chromosome 5A, WEW_v2.0, whole genome shotgun sequence genomic DNA carries:
- the LOC119302469 gene encoding ATPase family AAA domain-containing protein At1g05910-like isoform X3, whose translation MAGMAGKGDESVAPVRSSDRLRQRPKYYGRGYLYYSPNMRNKMNSNKKRTAASQIAKKLLRKPAAREPPADSIAANLRRSTRKRRMSVTLEDYGTDSSSMEDDDLMRPRYRSSSKSKGDDQVSARPKRKKMSNSNSIPRREGLRPRRSLRGQRHLPYQVSDDDQESSEEEHEQDQRENGNEIEEDGANEEEIDGGDEAEEDGDDEDGEEEQEVRRRYDLRDRAEVRRPSPQKEGKHRPQSPRRVLVQGVGPKNSKYLKKGGSRMHKRPRFSMPDDSDDSLLVDEPDEGPPMPWMRSGRGGMPPWLMGGLDMHNSAAWGLNAGASGWGHQGDTGVSTSSLMPGAQTAGPSSKGGADIQPLQIDESVSFNDIGGLSEYIDALKEMVFFPLLYPDFFANYHITPPRGVLLCGPPGTGKTLIARALACAASKAGQKVSFYMRKGADVLSKWVGEAERQLKLLFEEAQKNQPAIIFFDEIDGLAPVRSSKQEQIHNSIVSTLLALMDGLDSRGQVVLIGATNRIDAIDGALRRPGRFDREFYFPLPGYEARAEILDIHTRKWKEPPPKELKMELAASCVGYCGADLKALCTEAAIRAFREKYPQVYTSDDKFVIDVDSVRVERNHFLEAMSTITPAAHRGSIVHSRPLSPVIAPCLKRHLEKIMERISDIFPYLSALDLSKYSTLSYGSSIPLVYRPRLLMCGVEGVGLDHVGPAVLHELEKFPVHSLGLPSLLSDPSAKTPEEALVHIFGEARRTTPSILYLPQFHLWWDTAHEQLRAVLLTLLNELASNLPVLLLGTSSVAFDDLEEECASIFSSRNVYQVDRPSDDDRLRYFSILFESLLSLQMEDSRSKSKEQKSIDLPKAPKKVDGPKVSELKAKAEAEQHAVRRMRMCLRDICNRILYNKRFTAFHFPVSEEEVPDYRTIVHNPMDMAAVLQRVDSGQYFSQAAFLKDINLIVTNAKTYNGDDYNGSRIVSRACELRDVVQGMLSQMDPSLVSFCDKIAAQGGPLQAMDDEDSSILQAPPVVQLVSVTRTSARLRNVQPEVDLSRSYEVLKRHKKSTENEHGTSAKESTARDGTSSGDVDLSKPTSPEEAPKGPHSNGPLKEADKAPDEAPPILPGSPSNPMETDNGEDSAMPTSDDTLEQLEGLKQRFMELTVGYGVPQLERLYSRIMKGAIELTGIRGFTGFPCVHSVVCWSNNPEELSMPPDVVM comes from the exons ATGGCAGGAATGGCCGGGAAGGGGGACGAATCGGTTGCGCCCGTGAGGTCCAGCGACCGGCTGCGGCAGCGGCCCAAGTACTACGGGCGGGGATACCTGTACTACTCGCCCAACATGCGCAACAAGATGAACTCCAACAAGAAGCGGACGGCTGCATCGCAGATCGCCAAGAAGCTGCTTCGCAAGCCAGCTGCACGGGAACCTCCTGCCGAT TCCATTGCAGCAAATCTGCGCCGTTCAACGCGGAAGCGAAGAATGTCCGTAACTCTGGAGGACTATGGCACAGATAGTTCCAGTATGGAAGATGATGACCTTATG AGACCCAGATATCGGTCTTCATCAAAGAGTAAAGGGGATGATCAAGTGTCGGCACGGCCGAAGCGCAAGAAAATGTCTAACTCTAACTCCATTCCCCGCCGTGAAGGTTTAAGGCCTAGAAGATCTCTGCGGGGACAAAGGCATCTTCCATACCAAGTTTCTGATGATGATCAGGAAAGTTCTGAAGAAGAACATGAACAAGATCAGAGAGAAAATGGCAATGAAATCGAAGAGGATGGTGCCAATGAAGAGGAGATTGATGGAGGTGATGAAGCTGAAGAAGATGGAGATGATGAAGACGGCGAGGAAGAGCAAGAAGTTAGGAGGAGATATGATCTAAGGGATCGTGCAGAAGTTCGTAGACCCTCCCCACAGAAGGAAGGGAAGCACAGACCACAATCTCCCCGCAGAGTACTTgtacaaggagttggtccaaagaaCAGCAAGTATTTAAAAAAAGGTGGTTCACGCATGCATAAGCGCCCTCGTTTTTCAATGCCAGATGATTCAGATGATTCTCTTCTTGTGGATGAGCCGGATGAAGGTCCACCCATGCCATGGATGCGTAGTGGGAGAGGTGGTATGCCACCATGGCTTATGGGTGGATTGGACATGCATAATTCAGCAGCATGGGGTCTCAATGCTGGAGCATCTGGATGGGGTCATCAGGGTGATACTGGAGTCAGTACTTCATCACTTATGCCAGGGGCACAAACTGCTGGCCCAAGTTCCAAGGGAGGAGCTGATATTCAGCCTCTGCAGATTGATGAGAGTGTAAGTTTTAATGATATTGGAGGTTTGTCTGAGTACATTGATGCCTTAAAGGAAATGGTGTTCTTCCCTTTGCTGTATCCAGATTTTTTTGCAAACTATCACATAACTCCTCCTAGGGGAGTTCTTCTCTGTGGACCTCCTGGTACAGGGAAGACATTGATTGCCCGTGCATTAGCTTGTGCTGCCTCTAAAGCTGGCCAGAAGGTCAGCTTTTATATGCGAAAAGGAGCTGATGTTCTTAGTAAATGGGTTGGAGAGGCTGAAAGGCAGCTCAAGTTACTTTTTGAGGAAGCTCAAAAGAATCAGCCTGCAATCATATTTTTTGATGAAATAGATGGCCTTGCCCCTGTGAGATCTAGCAAGCAAGAGCAGATTCACAATTCAATAGTCTCAACATTGCTTGCTTTGATGGACGGTCTTGATTCACGTGGACAAGTTGTTTTGATTGGAGCAACCAATCGGATTGATGCCATTGATGGGGCATTGCGTAGACCTGGCCGTTTTGATCGCGAGTTCTATTTTCCTTTACCTGGCTATGAGGCACGAGCTGAAATACTGGATATTCATACACGGAAATGGAAGGAACCCCCGCCAAAGGAGCTAAAGATGGAGCTTGCTGCGAGCTGTGTTGGGTATTGTGGTGCTGATTTGAAAGCATTATGTACTGAAGCTGCTATTCGAGCATTTAGGGAGAAATATCCTCAGGTTTACACAAGTGATGACAAGTTTGTCATTGATGTAGACTCGGTCAGGGTTGAGAGGAACCACTTCTTGGAAGCTATGTCTACAATAACTCCAGCTGCACATAGGGGATCAATTGTGCATTCAAGACCACTGTCACCGGTTATTGCTCCATGTTTGAAGAGACATCTTGAGAAGATAATGGAAAGGATTTCTGATATTTTTCCTTACCTTTCAGCATTGGATCTTAGCAAATACTCTACCCTttcatatggatcttccatccctCTTGTTTATAGGCCTCGCCTTTTGATGTGTGGCGTTGAGGGTGTTGGACTG GATCATGTTGGGCCAGCTGTTTTGCATGAGCTTGAGAAATTTCCTGTGCACTCCTTGGGGCTGCCATCTCTTCTCTCTGATCCAAGTGCAAAGACACCTGAAGAAGCTCTTGTGCATATTTTTGGGGAAGCAAGGAGAACAACACCGTCCATACTCTACTTGCCACAGTTCCATCTTTGGTGGGATACG GCACATGAACAGCTTAGGGCAGTGTTATTGACTCTTCTGAATGAATTGGCATCCAACCTTCCAGTATTGTTGCTAGGAACATCATCAGTGGCCTTTGATGATCTCGAAGAAGAGTGTGCTTCCATATTTTCTTCTCGTAATGT ATATCAAGTGGATCGACCAAGTGATGATGATAGATTAAGATACTTCAGTATACTGTTTGAGTCACTGCTCTCACTTCAAATGGAAGATTCAAGAAGCAAGTCAAAAGAGCAAAAGTCTATCGATCTTCCAAAAGCACCAAAGAAAGTAGATGGGCCTAAGGTTTCTGAGCTGAAAGCTAAGGCAGAAGCTGAGCAACACGCTGTTCGTCGGATGAGAATGTGTCTACGAGATATTTGTAACCG CATTCTATACAACAAAAGGTTCACTGCATTTCACTTCCCAGTATCAGAAGAGGAAGTACCTGACTATCGAACAATAGTTCACAACCCCATGGATATGGCTGCTGTCTTGCAGCGGGTGGACTCTGGACAGTACTTCTCTCAGGCAGCATTTTTGAAGGATATTAATCTTATAGTCACCAATGCAAAG ACTTATAATGGCGACGATTACAATGGATCTAGGATCGTGAGCAGAGCATGTGAACTTCGAGATGTG GTGCAAGGTATGTTGTCACAGATGGACCCATCGTTGGTATCCTTTTGTGATAAAATTGCTGCACAAGGGGGACCACTGCAGGCTATGGATGATGAGGATAGCTCCATCCTCCAAGCGCCGCCTGTTGTTCAGTTAGTTTCTGTTACTAGAACAAGTGCGAGGCTTCGTAATGTACAACCAGAAGTTGATCTGTCACGAAGTTATGAGGTGCTAAAGCGGCACAAGAAAAGCACTGAAAACGAACATG GCACCTCTGCCAAAGAATCGACAGCAAGAGACGGAACGTCTTCTGGCGATGTAGATCTGTCAAAGCCAACTTCCCCAGAGGAAGCTCCAAAAGGACCACATTCAAATGGCCCTTTGAAAGAAGCTGACAAAGCACCAGATGAAGCACCTCCAATTCTACCTGGTTCTCCTTCCAACCCAATGGAGACTGACAATGGCGAAGATTCTGCCATGCCTACCAGCGATGACACGCTTGAACAGCTGGAAGGCTTGAAGCAGCGCTTCATGGAGCTCACCGTGGGCTACGGGGTGCCGCAGCTCGAGAGGCTCTACTCGCGGATAATGAAAGGCGCGATAGAGTTGACAG GAATAAGAGGTTTTACTGGTTTTCCCTGTGTACATTCTGTTGTCTGTTGGAGCAACAACCCCGAGGAGCTGTCCATGCCTCCTGATGTAGTGATGTAA
- the LOC119302469 gene encoding ATPase family AAA domain-containing protein At1g05910-like isoform X1: MAGMAGKGDESVAPVRSSDRLRQRPKYYGRGYLYYSPNMRNKMNSNKKRTAASQIAKKLLRKPAAREPPADSIAANLRRSTRKRRMSVTLEDYGTDSSSMEDDDLMRPRYRSSSKSKGDDQVSARPKRKKMSNSNSIPRREGLRPRRSLRGQRHLPYQVSDDDQESSEEEHEQDQRENGNEIEEDGANEEEIDGGDEAEEDGDDEDGEEEQEVRRRYDLRDRAEVRRPSPQKEGKHRPQSPRRVLVQGVGPKNSKYLKKGGSRMHKRPRFSMPDDSDDSLLVDEPDEGPPMPWMRSGRGGMPPWLMGGLDMHNSAAWGLNAGASGWGHQGDTGVSTSSLMPGAQTAGPSSKGGADIQPLQIDESVSFNDIGGLSEYIDALKEMVFFPLLYPDFFANYHITPPRGVLLCGPPGTGKTLIARALACAASKAGQKVSFYMRKGADVLSKWVGEAERQLKLLFEEAQKNQPAIIFFDEIDGLAPVRSSKQEQIHNSIVSTLLALMDGLDSRGQVVLIGATNRIDAIDGALRRPGRFDREFYFPLPGYEARAEILDIHTRKWKEPPPKELKMELAASCVGYCGADLKALCTEAAIRAFREKYPQVYTSDDKFVIDVDSVRVERNHFLEAMSTITPAAHRGSIVHSRPLSPVIAPCLKRHLEKIMERISDIFPYLSALDLSKYSTLSYGSSIPLVYRPRLLMCGVEGVGLDHVGPAVLHELEKFPVHSLGLPSLLSDPSAKTPEEALVHIFGEARRTTPSILYLPQFHLWWDTAHEQLRAVLLTLLNELASNLPVLLLGTSSVAFDDLEEECASIFSSRNVYQVDRPSDDDRLRYFSILFESLLSLQMEDSRSKSKEQKSIDLPKAPKKVDGPKVSELKAKAEAEQHAVRRMRMCLRDICNRILYNKRFTAFHFPVSEEEVPDYRTIVHNPMDMAAVLQRVDSGQYFSQAAFLKDINLIVTNAKTYNGDDYNGSRIVSRACELRDVVQGMLSQMDPSLVSFCDKIAAQGGPLQAMDDEDSSILQAPPVVQLVSVTRTSARLRNVQPEVDLSRSYEVLKRHKKSTENEHGTSAKESTARDGTSSGDVDLSKPTSPEEAPKGPHSNGPLKEADKAPDEAPPILPGSPSNPMETDNGEDSAMPTSDDTLEQLEGLKQRFMELTVGYGVPQLERLYSRIMKGAIELTGKETNKDHRRLVVRHLLAFVENSDNF, translated from the exons ATGGCAGGAATGGCCGGGAAGGGGGACGAATCGGTTGCGCCCGTGAGGTCCAGCGACCGGCTGCGGCAGCGGCCCAAGTACTACGGGCGGGGATACCTGTACTACTCGCCCAACATGCGCAACAAGATGAACTCCAACAAGAAGCGGACGGCTGCATCGCAGATCGCCAAGAAGCTGCTTCGCAAGCCAGCTGCACGGGAACCTCCTGCCGAT TCCATTGCAGCAAATCTGCGCCGTTCAACGCGGAAGCGAAGAATGTCCGTAACTCTGGAGGACTATGGCACAGATAGTTCCAGTATGGAAGATGATGACCTTATG AGACCCAGATATCGGTCTTCATCAAAGAGTAAAGGGGATGATCAAGTGTCGGCACGGCCGAAGCGCAAGAAAATGTCTAACTCTAACTCCATTCCCCGCCGTGAAGGTTTAAGGCCTAGAAGATCTCTGCGGGGACAAAGGCATCTTCCATACCAAGTTTCTGATGATGATCAGGAAAGTTCTGAAGAAGAACATGAACAAGATCAGAGAGAAAATGGCAATGAAATCGAAGAGGATGGTGCCAATGAAGAGGAGATTGATGGAGGTGATGAAGCTGAAGAAGATGGAGATGATGAAGACGGCGAGGAAGAGCAAGAAGTTAGGAGGAGATATGATCTAAGGGATCGTGCAGAAGTTCGTAGACCCTCCCCACAGAAGGAAGGGAAGCACAGACCACAATCTCCCCGCAGAGTACTTgtacaaggagttggtccaaagaaCAGCAAGTATTTAAAAAAAGGTGGTTCACGCATGCATAAGCGCCCTCGTTTTTCAATGCCAGATGATTCAGATGATTCTCTTCTTGTGGATGAGCCGGATGAAGGTCCACCCATGCCATGGATGCGTAGTGGGAGAGGTGGTATGCCACCATGGCTTATGGGTGGATTGGACATGCATAATTCAGCAGCATGGGGTCTCAATGCTGGAGCATCTGGATGGGGTCATCAGGGTGATACTGGAGTCAGTACTTCATCACTTATGCCAGGGGCACAAACTGCTGGCCCAAGTTCCAAGGGAGGAGCTGATATTCAGCCTCTGCAGATTGATGAGAGTGTAAGTTTTAATGATATTGGAGGTTTGTCTGAGTACATTGATGCCTTAAAGGAAATGGTGTTCTTCCCTTTGCTGTATCCAGATTTTTTTGCAAACTATCACATAACTCCTCCTAGGGGAGTTCTTCTCTGTGGACCTCCTGGTACAGGGAAGACATTGATTGCCCGTGCATTAGCTTGTGCTGCCTCTAAAGCTGGCCAGAAGGTCAGCTTTTATATGCGAAAAGGAGCTGATGTTCTTAGTAAATGGGTTGGAGAGGCTGAAAGGCAGCTCAAGTTACTTTTTGAGGAAGCTCAAAAGAATCAGCCTGCAATCATATTTTTTGATGAAATAGATGGCCTTGCCCCTGTGAGATCTAGCAAGCAAGAGCAGATTCACAATTCAATAGTCTCAACATTGCTTGCTTTGATGGACGGTCTTGATTCACGTGGACAAGTTGTTTTGATTGGAGCAACCAATCGGATTGATGCCATTGATGGGGCATTGCGTAGACCTGGCCGTTTTGATCGCGAGTTCTATTTTCCTTTACCTGGCTATGAGGCACGAGCTGAAATACTGGATATTCATACACGGAAATGGAAGGAACCCCCGCCAAAGGAGCTAAAGATGGAGCTTGCTGCGAGCTGTGTTGGGTATTGTGGTGCTGATTTGAAAGCATTATGTACTGAAGCTGCTATTCGAGCATTTAGGGAGAAATATCCTCAGGTTTACACAAGTGATGACAAGTTTGTCATTGATGTAGACTCGGTCAGGGTTGAGAGGAACCACTTCTTGGAAGCTATGTCTACAATAACTCCAGCTGCACATAGGGGATCAATTGTGCATTCAAGACCACTGTCACCGGTTATTGCTCCATGTTTGAAGAGACATCTTGAGAAGATAATGGAAAGGATTTCTGATATTTTTCCTTACCTTTCAGCATTGGATCTTAGCAAATACTCTACCCTttcatatggatcttccatccctCTTGTTTATAGGCCTCGCCTTTTGATGTGTGGCGTTGAGGGTGTTGGACTG GATCATGTTGGGCCAGCTGTTTTGCATGAGCTTGAGAAATTTCCTGTGCACTCCTTGGGGCTGCCATCTCTTCTCTCTGATCCAAGTGCAAAGACACCTGAAGAAGCTCTTGTGCATATTTTTGGGGAAGCAAGGAGAACAACACCGTCCATACTCTACTTGCCACAGTTCCATCTTTGGTGGGATACG GCACATGAACAGCTTAGGGCAGTGTTATTGACTCTTCTGAATGAATTGGCATCCAACCTTCCAGTATTGTTGCTAGGAACATCATCAGTGGCCTTTGATGATCTCGAAGAAGAGTGTGCTTCCATATTTTCTTCTCGTAATGT ATATCAAGTGGATCGACCAAGTGATGATGATAGATTAAGATACTTCAGTATACTGTTTGAGTCACTGCTCTCACTTCAAATGGAAGATTCAAGAAGCAAGTCAAAAGAGCAAAAGTCTATCGATCTTCCAAAAGCACCAAAGAAAGTAGATGGGCCTAAGGTTTCTGAGCTGAAAGCTAAGGCAGAAGCTGAGCAACACGCTGTTCGTCGGATGAGAATGTGTCTACGAGATATTTGTAACCG CATTCTATACAACAAAAGGTTCACTGCATTTCACTTCCCAGTATCAGAAGAGGAAGTACCTGACTATCGAACAATAGTTCACAACCCCATGGATATGGCTGCTGTCTTGCAGCGGGTGGACTCTGGACAGTACTTCTCTCAGGCAGCATTTTTGAAGGATATTAATCTTATAGTCACCAATGCAAAG ACTTATAATGGCGACGATTACAATGGATCTAGGATCGTGAGCAGAGCATGTGAACTTCGAGATGTG GTGCAAGGTATGTTGTCACAGATGGACCCATCGTTGGTATCCTTTTGTGATAAAATTGCTGCACAAGGGGGACCACTGCAGGCTATGGATGATGAGGATAGCTCCATCCTCCAAGCGCCGCCTGTTGTTCAGTTAGTTTCTGTTACTAGAACAAGTGCGAGGCTTCGTAATGTACAACCAGAAGTTGATCTGTCACGAAGTTATGAGGTGCTAAAGCGGCACAAGAAAAGCACTGAAAACGAACATG GCACCTCTGCCAAAGAATCGACAGCAAGAGACGGAACGTCTTCTGGCGATGTAGATCTGTCAAAGCCAACTTCCCCAGAGGAAGCTCCAAAAGGACCACATTCAAATGGCCCTTTGAAAGAAGCTGACAAAGCACCAGATGAAGCACCTCCAATTCTACCTGGTTCTCCTTCCAACCCAATGGAGACTGACAATGGCGAAGATTCTGCCATGCCTACCAGCGATGACACGCTTGAACAGCTGGAAGGCTTGAAGCAGCGCTTCATGGAGCTCACCGTGGGCTACGGGGTGCCGCAGCTCGAGAGGCTCTACTCGCGGATAATGAAAGGCGCGATAGAGTTGACAGGTAAAGAAACCAACAAGGATCATAGACGGTTAGTTGTTAGGCATTTGTTGGCATTCGTTGAGAACAGCGACAATTTTTAA
- the LOC119302469 gene encoding ATPase family AAA domain-containing protein At1g05910-like isoform X2, with protein sequence MAGMAGKGDESVAPVRSSDRLRQRPKYYGRGYLYYSPNMRNKMNSNKKRTAASQIAKKLLRKPAAREPPADSIAANLRRSTRKRRMSVTLEDYGTDSSSMEDDDLMRPRYRSSSKSKGDDQVSARPKRKKMSNSNSIPRREGLRPRRSLRGQRHLPYQVSDDDQESSEEEHEQDQRENGNEIEEDGANEEEIDGGDEAEEDGDDEDGEEEQEVRRRYDLRDRAEVRRPSPQKEGKHRPQSPRRVLVQGVGPKNSKYLKKGGSRMHKRPRFSMPDDSDDSLLVDEPDEGPPMPWMRSGRGGMPPWLMGGLDMHNSAAWGLNAGASGWGHQGDTGVSTSSLMPGAQTAGPSSKGGADIQPLQIDESVSFNDIGGLSEYIDALKEMVFFPLLYPDFFANYHITPPRGVLLCGPPGTGKTLIARALACAASKAGQKVSFYMRKGADVLSKWVGEAERQLKLLFEEAQKNQPAIIFFDEIDGLAPVRSSKQEQIHNSIVSTLLALMDGLDSRGQVVLIGATNRIDAIDGALRRPGRFDREFYFPLPGYEARAEILDIHTRKWKEPPPKELKMELAASCVGYCGADLKALCTEAAIRAFREKYPQVYTSDDKFVIDVDSVRVERNHFLEAMSTITPAAHRGSIVHSRPLSPVIAPCLKRHLEKDHVGPAVLHELEKFPVHSLGLPSLLSDPSAKTPEEALVHIFGEARRTTPSILYLPQFHLWWDTAHEQLRAVLLTLLNELASNLPVLLLGTSSVAFDDLEEECASIFSSRNVYQVDRPSDDDRLRYFSILFESLLSLQMEDSRSKSKEQKSIDLPKAPKKVDGPKVSELKAKAEAEQHAVRRMRMCLRDICNRILYNKRFTAFHFPVSEEEVPDYRTIVHNPMDMAAVLQRVDSGQYFSQAAFLKDINLIVTNAKTYNGDDYNGSRIVSRACELRDVVQGMLSQMDPSLVSFCDKIAAQGGPLQAMDDEDSSILQAPPVVQLVSVTRTSARLRNVQPEVDLSRSYEVLKRHKKSTENEHGTSAKESTARDGTSSGDVDLSKPTSPEEAPKGPHSNGPLKEADKAPDEAPPILPGSPSNPMETDNGEDSAMPTSDDTLEQLEGLKQRFMELTVGYGVPQLERLYSRIMKGAIELTGKETNKDHRRLVVRHLLAFVENSDNF encoded by the exons ATGGCAGGAATGGCCGGGAAGGGGGACGAATCGGTTGCGCCCGTGAGGTCCAGCGACCGGCTGCGGCAGCGGCCCAAGTACTACGGGCGGGGATACCTGTACTACTCGCCCAACATGCGCAACAAGATGAACTCCAACAAGAAGCGGACGGCTGCATCGCAGATCGCCAAGAAGCTGCTTCGCAAGCCAGCTGCACGGGAACCTCCTGCCGAT TCCATTGCAGCAAATCTGCGCCGTTCAACGCGGAAGCGAAGAATGTCCGTAACTCTGGAGGACTATGGCACAGATAGTTCCAGTATGGAAGATGATGACCTTATG AGACCCAGATATCGGTCTTCATCAAAGAGTAAAGGGGATGATCAAGTGTCGGCACGGCCGAAGCGCAAGAAAATGTCTAACTCTAACTCCATTCCCCGCCGTGAAGGTTTAAGGCCTAGAAGATCTCTGCGGGGACAAAGGCATCTTCCATACCAAGTTTCTGATGATGATCAGGAAAGTTCTGAAGAAGAACATGAACAAGATCAGAGAGAAAATGGCAATGAAATCGAAGAGGATGGTGCCAATGAAGAGGAGATTGATGGAGGTGATGAAGCTGAAGAAGATGGAGATGATGAAGACGGCGAGGAAGAGCAAGAAGTTAGGAGGAGATATGATCTAAGGGATCGTGCAGAAGTTCGTAGACCCTCCCCACAGAAGGAAGGGAAGCACAGACCACAATCTCCCCGCAGAGTACTTgtacaaggagttggtccaaagaaCAGCAAGTATTTAAAAAAAGGTGGTTCACGCATGCATAAGCGCCCTCGTTTTTCAATGCCAGATGATTCAGATGATTCTCTTCTTGTGGATGAGCCGGATGAAGGTCCACCCATGCCATGGATGCGTAGTGGGAGAGGTGGTATGCCACCATGGCTTATGGGTGGATTGGACATGCATAATTCAGCAGCATGGGGTCTCAATGCTGGAGCATCTGGATGGGGTCATCAGGGTGATACTGGAGTCAGTACTTCATCACTTATGCCAGGGGCACAAACTGCTGGCCCAAGTTCCAAGGGAGGAGCTGATATTCAGCCTCTGCAGATTGATGAGAGTGTAAGTTTTAATGATATTGGAGGTTTGTCTGAGTACATTGATGCCTTAAAGGAAATGGTGTTCTTCCCTTTGCTGTATCCAGATTTTTTTGCAAACTATCACATAACTCCTCCTAGGGGAGTTCTTCTCTGTGGACCTCCTGGTACAGGGAAGACATTGATTGCCCGTGCATTAGCTTGTGCTGCCTCTAAAGCTGGCCAGAAGGTCAGCTTTTATATGCGAAAAGGAGCTGATGTTCTTAGTAAATGGGTTGGAGAGGCTGAAAGGCAGCTCAAGTTACTTTTTGAGGAAGCTCAAAAGAATCAGCCTGCAATCATATTTTTTGATGAAATAGATGGCCTTGCCCCTGTGAGATCTAGCAAGCAAGAGCAGATTCACAATTCAATAGTCTCAACATTGCTTGCTTTGATGGACGGTCTTGATTCACGTGGACAAGTTGTTTTGATTGGAGCAACCAATCGGATTGATGCCATTGATGGGGCATTGCGTAGACCTGGCCGTTTTGATCGCGAGTTCTATTTTCCTTTACCTGGCTATGAGGCACGAGCTGAAATACTGGATATTCATACACGGAAATGGAAGGAACCCCCGCCAAAGGAGCTAAAGATGGAGCTTGCTGCGAGCTGTGTTGGGTATTGTGGTGCTGATTTGAAAGCATTATGTACTGAAGCTGCTATTCGAGCATTTAGGGAGAAATATCCTCAGGTTTACACAAGTGATGACAAGTTTGTCATTGATGTAGACTCGGTCAGGGTTGAGAGGAACCACTTCTTGGAAGCTATGTCTACAATAACTCCAGCTGCACATAGGGGATCAATTGTGCATTCAAGACCACTGTCACCGGTTATTGCTCCATGTTTGAAGAGACATCTTGAGAAG GATCATGTTGGGCCAGCTGTTTTGCATGAGCTTGAGAAATTTCCTGTGCACTCCTTGGGGCTGCCATCTCTTCTCTCTGATCCAAGTGCAAAGACACCTGAAGAAGCTCTTGTGCATATTTTTGGGGAAGCAAGGAGAACAACACCGTCCATACTCTACTTGCCACAGTTCCATCTTTGGTGGGATACG GCACATGAACAGCTTAGGGCAGTGTTATTGACTCTTCTGAATGAATTGGCATCCAACCTTCCAGTATTGTTGCTAGGAACATCATCAGTGGCCTTTGATGATCTCGAAGAAGAGTGTGCTTCCATATTTTCTTCTCGTAATGT ATATCAAGTGGATCGACCAAGTGATGATGATAGATTAAGATACTTCAGTATACTGTTTGAGTCACTGCTCTCACTTCAAATGGAAGATTCAAGAAGCAAGTCAAAAGAGCAAAAGTCTATCGATCTTCCAAAAGCACCAAAGAAAGTAGATGGGCCTAAGGTTTCTGAGCTGAAAGCTAAGGCAGAAGCTGAGCAACACGCTGTTCGTCGGATGAGAATGTGTCTACGAGATATTTGTAACCG CATTCTATACAACAAAAGGTTCACTGCATTTCACTTCCCAGTATCAGAAGAGGAAGTACCTGACTATCGAACAATAGTTCACAACCCCATGGATATGGCTGCTGTCTTGCAGCGGGTGGACTCTGGACAGTACTTCTCTCAGGCAGCATTTTTGAAGGATATTAATCTTATAGTCACCAATGCAAAG ACTTATAATGGCGACGATTACAATGGATCTAGGATCGTGAGCAGAGCATGTGAACTTCGAGATGTG GTGCAAGGTATGTTGTCACAGATGGACCCATCGTTGGTATCCTTTTGTGATAAAATTGCTGCACAAGGGGGACCACTGCAGGCTATGGATGATGAGGATAGCTCCATCCTCCAAGCGCCGCCTGTTGTTCAGTTAGTTTCTGTTACTAGAACAAGTGCGAGGCTTCGTAATGTACAACCAGAAGTTGATCTGTCACGAAGTTATGAGGTGCTAAAGCGGCACAAGAAAAGCACTGAAAACGAACATG GCACCTCTGCCAAAGAATCGACAGCAAGAGACGGAACGTCTTCTGGCGATGTAGATCTGTCAAAGCCAACTTCCCCAGAGGAAGCTCCAAAAGGACCACATTCAAATGGCCCTTTGAAAGAAGCTGACAAAGCACCAGATGAAGCACCTCCAATTCTACCTGGTTCTCCTTCCAACCCAATGGAGACTGACAATGGCGAAGATTCTGCCATGCCTACCAGCGATGACACGCTTGAACAGCTGGAAGGCTTGAAGCAGCGCTTCATGGAGCTCACCGTGGGCTACGGGGTGCCGCAGCTCGAGAGGCTCTACTCGCGGATAATGAAAGGCGCGATAGAGTTGACAGGTAAAGAAACCAACAAGGATCATAGACGGTTAGTTGTTAGGCATTTGTTGGCATTCGTTGAGAACAGCGACAATTTTTAA